A genomic region of Xiphophorus couchianus chromosome 18, X_couchianus-1.0, whole genome shotgun sequence contains the following coding sequences:
- the gdpd4a gene encoding glycerophosphodiester phosphodiesterase domain-containing protein 5 translates to MVTLVFSVTATGILSDLWSKEWKTLQLSLQVTAPFLHVAAVSLMAVLSWPTALHFFRMNKKVRQVVVLALYLSVLFSLYLVPLGMYSPCIKEAGTLGPAPTLIGHRGAPMLAPENTLMSFEKAVESGGGGLETDVTISYDGVPFLMHDSTLRRTTNVAEVFPNRTHLDAAMFTWAEIQQLNAGSWFLLRDPFGTASSLSETDRSQAQNQSVPSLAQFLEVAAASGKLVLFDLRRPPYGHPYRRSYINATLQVIQAHINSSQVLWLPSEDRALVSGLDPALQQTSGLKASIQELKDDGISWLNLHYSTMSQQQICKLQSVNISTNLYVISQPWLYALAWCAGAQSITTNSVHILSSINQPLFLMTPEEYTLMWILTDFVSAFLIFAIFTFHWWRERGLPFVSGSRHTNDNGPYSKFRTDSSEVICVGWSSLHSDPPLQLISPSP, encoded by the exons ATGGTGACGCTGGTGTTCTCCGTCACGGCCACTGGGATCCTGTCTGACCTCTGGAGCAAAGAGTGGAAAACTCTCCAGCTGTCCCTGCAG gtgacGGCTCCtttcctccatgtggctgcggTCTCGCTCATGGCCGTTCTCTCCTGGCCGACGGCGTTGCACTTTTTTCGCATGAACAAGAAAG tCCGTCAGGTCGTGGTTCTGGCTCTCTACCTGTCCGTGTTGTTCTCGCTCTACCTGGTTCCCCTCGGCATGTACTCGCCCTGCATCAAGGAGGCGGGAACTCTGGGACCAGCGCCCACTCTCATTGGTCACAGAGGAGCTCCAATG CTCGCTCCAGAAAATACCTTGATGTCTTTTGAAAAGGCCGTCGAATCAGGAGGCGGCGGCCTGGAGACGGACGTCACAATTAG ttaTGACGGCGTTCCCTTCCTGATGCACGACTCCACGCTGAGGAGAACCACCAACGTCGCCGAGGTTTTCCCCAATCGGACCCACCTGGACGCCGCCATGTTCACCTGGGCCGAGATTCAGCAGCTGAACGCCGGCAGCTGGTTCCTGCTG AGGGATCCGTTTGGAACCGCATCGAGCCTTTCTGAGACGGATCGCTCTCAGGCCCAGAACCAGTCCGTTCCCTCCTTGGCCCAGTTCCTGGAGGTGGCGGCCGCCAGCGGCAAACTGGTGCTGTTTGACCTGCGCAGGCCACCGTACGGACATCCCTACAGACGCTCCTACATCAACGCAACTCTGCAGGTCATCCAGGCCCACATCAACTCCTCACAG GTGCTGTGGCTGCCGTCTGAAGACCGGGCTCTGGTTTCCGGTCTGGACCCGGCGCTGCAGCAGACCTCCGGGCTGAAGGCTTCCATCCAGGAGCTGAAGGACGACGGCATCAGCTGGCTGAACCTGCACTACAGCACCATGTCGCAGCAGCAGATCTG TAAGCTCCAGTCGGTGAACATCAGCACCAACCTGTACGTGATCAGCCAGCCGTGGCTCTACGCTCTGGCCTGGTGCGCCGGCGCTCAGTCCATCACCACCAACTCCGTCCACATCCTGTCCAGCATCAACCAGCCGCTCTTCCTCATG ACTCCAGAGGAATACACCCTGATGTGGATCCTGACCGACTTCGTCTCTGCCTTCCTCATCTTCGCCATTTTCACGTTCCACTG GTGGAGAGAGCGCGGTTTGCCCTTCGTGTCCGGCAGCCGGCACACCAACGACAACGGACCGTACAGCAAGTTCAGAACCG ACTCCTCAGAGGTCATCTGTGTCGGCTGGAGCTCTCTGCACTCTGACCCCCCGCTGCAGCTCATATCTCCCTCCCCCTGA